One genomic region from Xyrauchen texanus isolate HMW12.3.18 chromosome 16, RBS_HiC_50CHRs, whole genome shotgun sequence encodes:
- the mtfr1l gene encoding mitochondrial fission regulator 1-like isoform X1 translates to METEAGVIPIWQNKPHGSTRSVVRRIGSTLPLKPCTRACFQELPGLPPMRSMDGPLVPTLADIAWIADDEEETYARVRSDTRPLRHEWRPTPLLVMHRNSSVPNFRREGRRVEALRKPGVTAMNRTTALQDELSRLRAQIAKIVASDSDSNPITPDLLSPDDTSVGFSMAPFETAAYQPVPAASFVISDVTEEEEEEEEEEEEDEEVSELVPDPMPPVSMTASATFDFDRPTMDFREPEEDTLSLSKSTSFADVMDILKDMNRMKMSKDRYNRGCTSLREEDSASLISEALRKKFILKDDDIGMGK, encoded by the exons ATGGAAACGGAGGCA GGGGTAATTCCTATTTGGCAAAATAAACCACATGGATCAACTCGTAGTGTGGTGAGGCGCATCGGCTCTACGCTGCCTCTTAAACCCTGCACCAGGGCATGTTTCCAG GAGCTCCCAGGCCTCCCCCCAATGCGCTCCATGGATGGGCCACTGGTGCCCACACTGGCAGATATCGCCTGGATTGCAGATGATGAGGAGGAGACGTACGCCAGAGTTAG GAGTGACACACGCCCCCTGAGGCATGAGTGGAGGCCAACACCCCTGCTGGTTATGCATAGGAACTCATCTGTGCCCAACTTCAGACGAGAGGGCAGGCGGGTCGAGGCTCTGAGAAAACCAGGCGTAACAGCTATGAACCGAACCACAGCTTTACAGGATGAGCTGAGTCGACTTCGAGCCCAGATTGCAAAGATAGTCGCTTCAGATTCAG ATTCGAATCCCATCACACCTGACCTGCTGTCCCCTGACGACACTAGCGTGGGCTTCTCCATGGCTCCCTTCGAGACAGCGGCTTACCAACCTGTCCCCGCAGCCTCTTTTGTCATCAGTGATGtcacggaggaggaggaggaggaggaagaagaagaggaggaagatgaggaggtATCAGAGCTGGTGCCTGATCCCATGCCACCAGTCTCCATGACAGCATCTGCAACTTTTGACTTTGATCGTCCTACTATGGACTTCCGGGAGCCAGAGGAAGACACTCTGTCTCTATCAAAGTCAACAAGCTTTGCTGATGTCATGGACATCCTGAAAGACATGAACCGCATGAAGATGAGCAAGGACAG aTATAACCGTGGGTGCACCTCACTGAGAGAGGAAGACTCTGCCTCTCTTATATCGGAAGCATTGAGGAAAAAATTTATTCTGAAAGATGATGACATCGGCATGGGGAAATAA
- the mtfr1l gene encoding mitochondrial fission regulator 1-like isoform X2, with translation MRSMDGPLVPTLADIAWIADDEEETYARVRSDTRPLRHEWRPTPLLVMHRNSSVPNFRREGRRVEALRKPGVTAMNRTTALQDELSRLRAQIAKIVASDSDSNPITPDLLSPDDTSVGFSMAPFETAAYQPVPAASFVISDVTEEEEEEEEEEEEDEEVSELVPDPMPPVSMTASATFDFDRPTMDFREPEEDTLSLSKSTSFADVMDILKDMNRMKMSKDRYNRGCTSLREEDSASLISEALRKKFILKDDDIGMGK, from the exons ATGCGCTCCATGGATGGGCCACTGGTGCCCACACTGGCAGATATCGCCTGGATTGCAGATGATGAGGAGGAGACGTACGCCAGAGTTAG GAGTGACACACGCCCCCTGAGGCATGAGTGGAGGCCAACACCCCTGCTGGTTATGCATAGGAACTCATCTGTGCCCAACTTCAGACGAGAGGGCAGGCGGGTCGAGGCTCTGAGAAAACCAGGCGTAACAGCTATGAACCGAACCACAGCTTTACAGGATGAGCTGAGTCGACTTCGAGCCCAGATTGCAAAGATAGTCGCTTCAGATTCAG ATTCGAATCCCATCACACCTGACCTGCTGTCCCCTGACGACACTAGCGTGGGCTTCTCCATGGCTCCCTTCGAGACAGCGGCTTACCAACCTGTCCCCGCAGCCTCTTTTGTCATCAGTGATGtcacggaggaggaggaggaggaggaagaagaagaggaggaagatgaggaggtATCAGAGCTGGTGCCTGATCCCATGCCACCAGTCTCCATGACAGCATCTGCAACTTTTGACTTTGATCGTCCTACTATGGACTTCCGGGAGCCAGAGGAAGACACTCTGTCTCTATCAAAGTCAACAAGCTTTGCTGATGTCATGGACATCCTGAAAGACATGAACCGCATGAAGATGAGCAAGGACAG aTATAACCGTGGGTGCACCTCACTGAGAGAGGAAGACTCTGCCTCTCTTATATCGGAAGCATTGAGGAAAAAATTTATTCTGAAAGATGATGACATCGGCATGGGGAAATAA